In Fluviicola sp., the sequence CTTCACAAGACGATCAAGAAGGTAGAAGAAGACCTGGAGCGTTTCTCGTTCAATACGAATGTTTCGAACCTGATGATTTGTGTGAACGAACTGACGGAACAAAAATGCCATTCGAAAGAGGTATTGGAACAAGTGGTGATCCTGTTGGCTCCTTACGCCCCGCATGCCGCAGAAGAATTGTGGTCGGAAGCGTTGGGCAATGCCGCAGGAACGGTTTCCACGGCTCCATTCCCGAAATTCAACCCGGAAATGCTGGTGGAAGCAAACGTTTCTTACCCGGTTTCTTTCAACGGGAAGATGCGCATGAAAGTAGATTTGCCTACAGCTTTCTCTGCCAAAGAAGTGGAAGAAGCAGTACTTGCAATGCCAGAAGCACAAAAATGGCTGGAAGGGAAAACCCCGAATAAAATCATTGTGGTTCCCGGGCGAATCGTGAATATTGTGGTTTAATTCTTTTAAGAACTTATAAATGGAACGTGGGATGATAAATCATCCCACGTTTTTCTTTTCCATACGGTTATTTTTCATCGTGCAATCCATGTAGGGACGCGAAGCATCGCGTCCCTACATGATTATTATCAATCCTTAAAATATTTGCGGAGTTTCCAGGCCATTTTTTCGTGGTTCTGAATTAACCCGGTTAAAAAATCGGCTGTTCCCACATCGTTGTATTTTTCTTCTGCATCATCGATGCCCTGGCGCAAAGCCCGCACAATGGTTTCGTGGTCGCTGACCAATTCTTTCAGCATTCCCTGGATATCCGGAACTTTTCCGGGTGTTTCTTTCAGATTGGATGTCGCAGCAAACTCGGAAGTTGTCCCGATCGCCACTCCACCCAGCGTACTGATGCGTTCTGCTACTTCATCAATCGCTAATGCGACGTCGTTATATTGCGCTTCAAAAAGCTGGTGTAGTTCCATGAAATTATCCCCCGATAAATTCCAGTGGAATTTTCGCAGTTTGATGTATAAAATATTGCCATCTGCCAATACGGCGTTTAAAAGTTGGTGGATTCCTTTTAAATCTTTGTCGCTAATACCAATGTTCAGTTTCATAATCTTTCTTTTTTGTTACAAATCATTCTTCCGGTGCAATTCATTCTGAAAAACAAAATTTATGCGAATGGTACCTGAAAATTTACATTAATTGACTGAAGGATTTTCAGTAACAACCCTAAATTTCGTTAAAATGCCCAACAATCGTTTCCGGTTATTAATGTTTGGAAGTGATGAAGGATGATGGATTATTCCTACATTGTGAGGGAAAAACTTCCTTCTTATGGCAAACAAAATCCTGATCGGTTTTTTGGGAATCCTCTTCGTAGCGGATTTGGTCCTGATTGGTTTTGAGAACGGAAATGAACTGCGGTTCTTCACCAAGCCGCTTTTAGTGCCGGTGATCCTTGCAATCTATTTTTCTGGAGTGCGGCAAAAAGCAACTGGAATCAATCCTTATTTCCTTTCCGGGTTGATCTTCAGTTTCCTGGGAGATACCTTTCTACTGTTTAAATGGGCGTTTCTTCCAGGATTGGGCTGCTTCCTGGTTGCGCATATCCTATATATTCTGAGCTTTGTAAAACTCCGCGAATCCAAAATGCTCGCCTCTTTGCCGTTTATCCTGCTGTATCTCGGATTGCTGCTCTATTTCCTCCACCCGTATTTGAAAGAGATGGAGATCCCGGTAATTGTTTACGGAATAACTATTTCGACGATGGCTTGGTTCAGCCTTCGCACCAGGAATAACATGCTCATTTCCGGGGCACTTTTGTTCGTTATTTCCGATTCTCTTCTGGCATTCAACCTGTTTGTGAGTTCTTCGGCTATTCTGGAACAAGTGGTCATGACTACTTACGTTTTCGCACAGCTTTCTTTAGTCTACGGAATGATTTCCGCCAAACGTTCCTGATCCATGAAAGAACAAATCTCCGCTTTCTTTAACGGCCTCGGATTATTCAGTCCGCTGGATTTCACGGACCCGGTTACTTATTTCATCCCGGGATTTATTCTACTGATCCTGGGCGAAGTATTCCTGTACCAGGTTCCCCGCAAGCTGTTTACCAAAGGAATGATCAAAGACGGGAAATCAAGTATCGGTTTGGGAATCGGGTCGGTATTGCTCGATTTTGGGATGAAGGCTATTACGCTTTCGTTTTACTTCTGGCTTTACAACAATTTCCGGCTCACGGATATTTTCGGCATCGAAAACTTCAACGATTTTTTCACCTGGAAATGGCAGCTGGACCATTGGTGGCTTTGGCTGCTGGTAATGATCGTGCAGGATTTCGGGTTTTACTGGCACCATCGTTTGAGTCATAAGATCCGCCTATTCTGGACCGGGCACGTAAACCATCATTCGGCTACCCATTTGAGTTTGGCTATTGCACTGCGCCAGGGCTGGTTTGAAATTGCCTACCGCGATATCTGGTACATTCCTTTCATCCTGATTGGTTTTCACCCGATCATGATGTGCATGATGCACCAATTCAACCTGATCTTTCAGTTCTGGCCGCATACGGATGCGATCGGGAAACTGGGCTGGTTCGACAAGGTTTTCAATTCACCTTCCAATCACCGCGTGCACCATTCCCGGAAAATCGAAGACCTCGACAAAAACTACGGCGGTATCTTCATGATCTGGGATCATTTGTTCGGAACTTACAAAGCGGAGGAACAAAAAACGACCGAGTACGGAATCCTTCACAATATCAGCACTTACAACGTTTTCCACATCGTGTTCGATGAATTCCGCGACATGGTGCGGGATGTGAAACAAGCTTCCGGTTTGAAAGCCAAACTTGGCTATATTTTCAGAGCACCCGGCTGGAAACACGATGGAAAAGATGAGCGCATTTCGACCTTGCAGCGGGAATTAAAAAAACAGGCGGAGACGCGATGATATAAATCAGTAGGGACGCGAAGCATCGCGTCCCTACTGTCGTATTATTACTTGGCGAGTTCTTCAACAATTGCGGATGTGCTATCTGGGATTGCTCCTTGTTCGCACGAATAAATCGTGGGGCGAATTTTTTCGCGGAATGCGGCATTTTCCCGGCGTTTTTTCTGAACGGCGTAATTCGCTTTTTCTTTGAACAACCACTGTAATTCATCTTTCAGGCTCATGGCTTTTTCAACGCGGTGATCGTTCAGGTGATTGATCCGTTTGTCGAATTCCTTCTCAGTGATTTCTTCCAGTGCAACGGGCTCAGTTTGCGTTTTTTGAGCTTTCAATTCATTGATCTGGTAATAGAAGAAGCCTTCTTCGTTCATTCCGATTATTGCAGCGTTGTAATTCATGTCGCCGTTCAGGTTGTAATTCAACTTCCCATCCGTGAAATCCAGGCGCTGGTAACTGTTGATCTCTTTGGAGAACAGGTACAGAAACAGTTTGCCGTATTGTTCCGCTTCCTTCACTTCTATGCTAATTGGTTTGTAGGTAATTTGAGCCGTTTTCCCGGTTGCGGGATCGGTAATAACGGTTGACTGACGATTGACCGTTGCTTCTCTGACGTAAGCATCGATATTGACAATGCTTCCCCCATTATGCATCTGGAATCCTGCCGTAACGCCCAGCTGTTTGTATACATTCCGCAAATTGAATCCGTACTCTTCATTCAAATTGGCAGATTCGCGCAGGCCTTTTCGCAACACTTCTTTATTTCGTTCATCCTGCACTTCATGATCCCAGTGCCGTTCTCTACTCAGCGCAACCTGCAGGTTTTTCTTCCCGGTTTCACGAAGCGTTTTGACCGCTTTTTCGTAAAATTCTTCCAGGTTCTTTTGATGTGCATCATTCATCCGGATCGCTCCTACTTTCTGATCCGCAAAGCGCTGGAATTCCGGGTAACCCATCTTTACTACGCGCTGATCGAGTTTCCACAACGATTCGTCCAGGTTATTTGCATAGATATCAAATACCTTTTCATCACAGGTTTCATGAATGGCTTTCATACGGTCTTCAAAATCCTGCGTTGCCAGATTCGTATGGTTGAATTTTTTGTTCCAGATGGCAAGAACTTTTGACGGCGGAATATGGTCAGTGACTGATTTCTGACCGGAACTTACCTGCACGCTAAACTTACCTGAATAAGGCGGTAAACAGTGTGATTGAGCCTTACAAACCTGGTAGGAAAATTTTCCGGAAATAGTGAATGTGCCCTTTTTTACCAGTTTCACTTGCTGTTTGAAAACAAGCCGATTGCTTTCGTAAAGTGCCATTTCACTGCAGAACTTCCGGACCTTGTATTTTTTTGCGCTTTCCGAATTCATTCCACCAGCATCAGGACTTAGATCCTCAACCGAACTTAAATCCTTCACTTCTCCGACAAACTCAAAATCCGGGGTTTTATTCAGCGTGAACCGGGTTGGTACGGTAAACGGTGAGATCGATTTGTTTAAAATCCCGATCATCCAGTTGTCTTCCAGGTTTACCGTTGCAACTATATTTACAACATTGTTTTTCAGATTTTCCACGGAAAAATTCCAATGAACCTTATCCGTCGGGCTCTCAATTTGGGTCTGTTGTTTTACAGTACCTGAAATTATCTTTTCCTGATTTGAACTTCCTGCAATCGGAATTTCATCGATTCTTACGGAGTTATAAACAACTGGTTTTTGAGCATTCTCACTGCGGGCGATCGTATCTGAAACAGCGGCGGTTTCCTCAAAACTCAAATACAAGCTATCGCGTCTGGTCCTTTCCTTAAACCACTTCAGTTCGTTCAATTTCGGTTCATAGCGCGGCGGGAATAAGTCCATTTCCGACATGTCCTTCGGCTTGGGAAGGCGCTCCAGTTCTACCGGGTTCTGCCAATCGATTTTCCCATCTTTTCCCGGAACGCCGGTGAAGAGTTTCATGTCTTTTTTCAGTTCGCCGACCGGAACCTGGACGTATACACCTTTGTCTGTTAATTGCAGTTTTTTGCCTTCGGGTGTAAAAGCGTTCAGGCTGAACATGCCTTGCGTTTCCAGCAGGCGATCTCCCGATTTGGTACTCAATCCGGCTTTCACAATGTCAGATGCTTGTTGTGCTTCCTGCCACTGCACGATTGCTTCGCCCTTGTAAGCTTTTCCGTCGAGTAAGAATGATTCACCGGTTAAGCTCAGCAATACGCCGCTTTCAGACAAAAAAACATCCGATTTGCCGGTAAACTGAAAATATTCCGGGTCGATGTTCTCAAAAGCCAGGTTTTTCTCCAGTTTTTCCAACATGGATTGCTCGATTTGTTCGGGTTCACTGTTCTTTTCGGCCCCACCTTTTTTCCATGTCATAGCAACATAAACCGCTGTAGCTAAAGCTCCGGCAATCACGATCGCAAGGCCGCTATTGATCAGTATTTTCTTCAGGTGGAACCACTTCCCGGATTCTTTTACCAGGGTGCGCAACGAATGCCGCCCGATCAGTTCACGGGTTAATTGGTGTAATTCAAATTCCTTTTGCAGTTCCGGATTTTGGTTCAATTCCGTTTCAAAAGCTGCTTTTCCTTCTGCTGAAAGTTCGTTATTCAGATAACGCTCAATCAATTTGTTCCAGTTTGTTTCCATGGCTTAGAATTGATTGAGTTCGACATTCAGCTGAGCTTCCTGCACCAATTCCTTGGCTTTTTGGATGCAGCGGTATTTCTGGGCCTTCGCCACTTTATCATTCCGGAAACCGAGCTTTTTGGCAATATCTGTCATGTTCCAGCCCAAGCCGTAGAACAAATGCAGGAGTTCGCGGCATTGCTCCCCGATTTTCGTCAGGGCAGACTCAAGTTGCTTATACTGCAATTCCTTCTCCATCCAGGTCTCCGGTGTTTCTTCGGGATCCGTTTCCAGGCTTCCTGCGCCTTGTTTCTGATCTTTGCGGGAAGCATTGTACCACAGCAATTTACAGGTCTGTTTGATGAAATGAACCGGAGCCAATTGGAACTCAAAACCGGGATCGTTTTTCTTTCGCAGGTAAATGATCAGGGCTTCCTGGAAGAGGTCTTCTGCGGTCAGGCCGTCACAACCAAAGGTTCGAAGCAAGCGTTTGACCTCCGGAAAGTGCCTGTACAGCACAGCAAGCTCTTTTTTGATTTCCAAAGGATCGTATAGGCGTTTCTCCATGTTGAATTTACCGGTTGTGTTCAGAAAACGGAAAGGTAAACATTTGACTGAAAATTATTTTTTTATTTCATCGCAACTACTTCCCAACTGTTCTTTTGTTTATCGATAAATCCGTCGGTAGTGAGCCAGTTGTCTTCCACGTGGGTTGCGATCTTTTTAAAGGTAATCTTACAAACCGGATGTTCCATCAGGTATTCTTCGTAGCGGCGTTTCACGGTAACCAGTTTAAAAACGGTTCCTTTTTCCATCAACCCGGTTTCCACGGATTTCACTTTACAGGTAAAGATCGTTCCGTATCCCATAGCAAAAGCATATTTCGCGCTGACGGTTAATCTCAGCTTGTCAGTTGCGACCGGCTTACGGATTGTTTGGTCCGTGGAGCAAGCAACTACCAGGAGGAGCATGAAACAGGTAATGAACTTGTTCATAAGGAGTTGAAGTATTTCTTTTTTAAAGTTATTACAGATCCGTAAACGTTTTACTTGCGGACGTGATTTTCACACACTAATACCCTCTTTTTATCTGCTAAAAGACGCTGATTGAAATCATTTTCAACGGATTGCAGGTGAATGTGTGCATTTTTCGCAACAGATTTTTACTTTTGCACAAAATTAAGACCATCCATGGAACAACCCGCTTCTCCTATCCAGGCACAAGCCGAAACCACTAAAAAGCCCAGAAGTAAATTCAGAAAATGGCTGCGCCGCGGTTATTTCGGAGTGATACACTTATTGGCATTGTTCGCTATGGCCCTGATCGGCGTTGCTTTGGCCGCCAAATTCAAGTGGACGAACGACAGCGGAAACGTGGATCTGAACAGCCGTTATTTTTCTGAAATGGCTGGGAAATACAACCAGGGCTTCCAAACAGATAGCTTGACTTTTGCCAAGCAGGAGCGGCAGATGTACCAAAACGTGGGGCTTTTGGCCAAATACTACCCGCACAATGCCAAGCTCATCCTGGATGCATTCCAGCGTTCGGGGGATGTGACGATTGCTTTACGCATGCTGGATGCCGCAAACCTGCGCATGAAAAAGCACAAAGGTTACCAGCAGGAATTGGCGCGTATTGAGGCTGCAGCAAGCGAAGCTTCCCTTTCGATCTATCCGTGGGCGAACTATCGGGAATGGAAAGAATTCTGCCGCGTGGTAAGAGCCGATAGTGCTGCAATTGACTCCGTTTCACGCATTACGGGTGTTGAGTCGCGCCTGATTGTGATGTGTTTGGTAGGAGAACAGATTCGCATGTTTAACTCTTCCCGTGAACAATTCAAAAAGTACGTGATTCCCTACAACCGGTTGATCATGACTACCAACCGCGGATACGGGGTAACGGGAATCCTTCAGAATACGGCCTTGAAAATTGAGAAAAACCTTTTTGACAAAACGAGCGCTTTCTACCCGGGGGCGTATTACCAGAATTGTTTGAATGTCAAAGATTCCTTCCCGGAACTGGTCAACGATACAATTGAAGCGCATAAGCATTTGACGATTCAGCGTTTGATGAAAGGCGGAGATCATTTCTATTCGTATTTGTACACGGCATTCTTCCTGCGCCAGTTCCAGTCGCACTGGGAAAAAGAAGGATTTACGCTTGCTTACCGCCCGGAAATCCTGGGAACGCTTTACAACCTTGGTTTCCAGAAAAGTAAGCCAAAGAAAAACCCTGCTGTGGGTGGTTCTACTTTCAATGTAGGCGACAAGGAGTATACTTTCGGTGGTTTGTGTTACGAATTCTACTACAGCGGCGAGTTGATGGATTTGTTCCCGCTCACCAGTCAGCCGTTTGTTCCTACAAAAGTGTTGGAGAAGACGATTGTTTTCCCGGAGCCGAAGGAAGAAGAAGCTGTAGCGCCCGAACCGGTCGCAGGGTAGTTATCCTACTTTTGCCAAGGCAGAAAAAGTAGGCAAAACTGCCTTTCAATTGTGCTTAAAAACTTACAGATTAATAATCTCGTTGATCGTGATGGCGATCAGGATGGTATTGAAGAAAAAAGCGACCAGGGAATGGGCCAGTGTTAAACGGCGCAGTCCTTTCTTTTTGATCACGACGTCGGAAACCTGGAAGGTCATCCCGATCGTGAAGGAATAGTAAGCGAAATCAAAATAATCCGGGTGCTCTTCTCCGGGAAATTCCAATCCGCGGGAATCTTCGGCAGCTTTCTCGTCTCTGTCGCCGTAATACAAATGGGCATAGCGGAAAGTAAACGACAGGTGCAGGACCATCCAGGCCAAAGTTACGGTAGCGATGAAGAAAACCTCATGGATTGTGCTGTGCTTACTGAAATGGCTGTTGTTATCGCTATTCCAGAAAATAATGGCCACCAAAGCTGTGGAACAGGTCATTACCAATACGATGAATTGCATCCAGACACCCAGATCTTCTTCTTTGGCACGCAAGCGGATCGATTTGGAAGGAATGCGGATCATCGTAATCACACTTTCCAGAAGGTATAATCCGCCGAATGTAAGCCACGAAAAAATAATGCTTTCCTGGGTCGACCAATTTAAACAGTAGAAAATCAGTCCCACTATAAAAGCAATGGCAAACACCAGTAAAATCTTAAATCGGATGAATTTCATGAACTTCCTTTTGGAAGCTTAAAAGTAGTATTTATTCGGTGTCGATTTATGGATGTTGAATTTTTAAGCGATTGTTCAATTATTAATGGTTTCATACTATACCCATACTTGACCTATACATGACCCGTACTTGACCCGTCCTAAAATAACTATACAATTTGGCAGGTTTCAAGATCAAATTCTCCGGGCATTCTGCATACCAACGGCGACGCGCCGAGTTAATTCGCTAAATGGTAAGTTTGCCAAATTGCGAACGGGTGCGCAAGCATTCCGGTTAACGAACTCCGGCTTGAATTTCCGAATTTCACTTTTCGAAAATGCCATTCAATTGTTACTTTTCTCAAATACCGACATTGAGCATAAAAACACTGTTATGAAACTCATATACTCTTTATGCTTCGCGGTCCTTGCTTTCGGTGTAAACGCACAAGCAACCAAGGCTCCTGTTAAAGTCGTTGTCAAAGGATTTAACGGGAAACCTTATCCGAATGACAAAGTGCTTTTCGTGGGACAAAAGTCCAAACAAACACTTTCGGGAGTTACGAATCAAGCCGGGCAATTCGTTATCCAGCTACCGAGTGGTGATGTTTACGATATCCGCATCCAAAGTATCGGCGATGAAATTGAGTACAATACCCTGGAAATTCCTGCGGTAAAACCCGGTGAATTTTTTGAAGAAGCAGAATTGGTCATTGAATACGATCCCGGAACGACTTTTTCGTTTACCAACCTTCAATTCGAAACGGCCAAAGCAGACCTGAAAGCTGCCAGCTATGCGCATCTGAAAAACCTGGTAGAAATTATGAAGCGCAAAAAGGACCTGAAGATTCGAATTGACGGACACACGGACAGTGACGGAGAAGAACGCGCCAATCAAATACTCTCACAGCAACGCGCGGAATCCGTCCGGAATTACCTCATCAGCCAGGGAATTGATGCCGGGCGCATGCAGGCAAAGGGTTACGGAGAAAGCAAACCTGTTGCTGATAACACCACTCCGCAAGGAAAGGCGAAGAACCGGAGAACGGAGATTTCCATCCTTTAGGATGGTGTTCAAACCGTTGAAAAGTTCAAAGGTTCAATACTTTTCAATTATAACGATTGCAGATACTTTAAAAGGTAGGCGCGCTGTTTCGCGGGAAGTTTCTTGTAGTTTTCCTTGCTCTTTTCAGCTTCTCCACCGTGCCATAAAATAGCTTCTTCTATGGACCGTGCTCTTCCGTCGTGGAGCAAATACGTATGACCGTTCACTAATGAGATCAACCCTAATCCCCAAAGCGGCTGTGTTCGCCACTCAGAACCGGAAGCCAGATGATCCGGAACATTGTCTGCCAGGCCAGGCCCCATATCGTGGAGCAGCAGGTCTGTATAAGGAGTTATTTTTTGGTTTTTCAAAGGGGCAATGTCTCCGCCGAAACCGGTGGTGAAATTCATCTTATGACAGGAAACACATCCAAGCGATTTGAAGTACTGCGCACCGAATTTTACTTCGCCCTGCGTTACATTTCTTCTTCTCGGAACCGCCAGCGTTTTTGCATAAAGAATCACCGCATTCAGATCGTTGTCTTCGATTTCCGGCGTTCCCCCATTAGGTAAACCGGCACAGGAAGGCTGATTGGCCGTATAATTCTCATTCGGGAAGTAAGTGCTGGTAATACCGATATCCCCGTTGAATGCTCCTGCTACCTGGTGTGCAATGCTTCCTACGTTCGCTTTCCATCCGAAGCGGCCGATAACCGGCATTCCGGATACGATATCCGTTACGTAATTCGCAACTCCTGAAATACCATCACCATTCGCGTCATTCGGATCTGCATTTGCCAAAATATCTGCTTCGGAAATGAGTTCCAAAAGCCCCAAACCAATCATTTGCTGTCCAACCCGCGGAGAAATCCCGGTTGTTCCCTGCATCGCTCCATAGCTTTGACCTGCAACCGTGTAAACCGGTTTCCTGAGCGAATAAGTGCTTCCGTCGGCAAAATAACCGGTTTCCTCTACATAGGTAATTCCCATGCTTCCTTCGGGTGTGATGGAATTGTGCGAGAAATCCTGTAATTGTCCGCCGTAAATGGCATCGGGGGAATTGTCAAAGTTTGCGCCCAGGCGGAAAAGCAAACCGGAATTTGACTGGGGAGCTCCTCTTCCGTCGCGGAAGTGACAAGCCGAACAGGATCTTGCATTGAACAATGGCCCTAACCCGTCTCTGGCAGTTGTTGAAGAAGGTGCCTGCACCCAGCTTTGATTAAAAAACGAATTTCCTACATAGAACATCAGTGACTGGGCCGAAGTGAGCCCGTTGATCTGGTAAGAGAAAGCATAGGATGTTTGATCTCCCGTGCTGCAATCCCCGGCCAGATTCACCAATGTTGAATCGTCGCTATACGCAGAAACAACAGTGGTTTCTTCCTTCTTACAGGAAAAAACCACGATTGATAAAACGATTCCGAGCAGGAATAACTGTTTCATTAAAATGTTATTGAGAATACTGCAGCTGCAGCATCTAAATCTACTTGTTCACTTTGCAGTGAAGTCACTACATCCAATACTTTAGGACGCTCAGCCGGCAACACGATTGCCTGGTCGAACGGATGGTACATCACAGCGATGTATCCCATCGTAGCGGCAAAACGGTTAACCAATGCCGTGTTTTTTGCAGCATCGATCGTACCTACCAAATCTTCCAGAGAATATCCGCTGATGTTATTTCCGAACGGAGAAGTGTAGTTTCCTTTGTACAGGTTCTCAACTGCCAATGCATTCAGGTAAATATCCCGGTGTGTATTGTCTGAGAAACAAGAATGCTCATCTTCCTGGTTTGCATTTTCGTAAGCAACATAGATACGCTCACCAGCCAATTCGTCTCCAGCAAGTACACGCATCGAGTTGAACATTTTACGCAAAGCTGTTTTGCTGTCCAATGCCTGGAAAGTATGGTAGTAGCTTCCCGGAATTGCAGGATCCCAAGCATCTTTCACCTGGTCCAAAGCAGAAACCAACAAGTCAACTACTACTTTCAAATAAGTTGCACGACGGCCTTCGTTATCAGCAGTGGAGCCTCCGATCACATAATCCTCGTAAGATCTTTGTCCGGCAGTAAGCGCACTTAAATCCTGTCCCCACAATAAGAATTCGATTGCGTGGTATCCACAGGAAATTTTTGTTTCACCACCGAATTCATTCGCCTGAACGATTGTTGCCGCATCAATAGTCGGGTAATTAGCTACGTCATTGATGATTCCAGCATTTGGCTCACCCACTACATAATCCACGTAGTTCTCGTCCATCGGCCATGCATTGATCAAACCTTCCGGTCCGTCGTTGGTATTGTCAATCGGTCCGTCAACAAACCGGAAAACTTCTGTTAAACCGTAAATCTCACGTGCATCCAGCCATGCCTGTTTAGCAGCATCCAGGTTTGCCTGAGAAGGGTTATCCGCCAAGGTGTGACATGCAGTTTGCAAGGTTACGGTTGCAGTATATGAATCCTTGTATACAGCGAACGCCATATCCGCATACGTTTTTTTGATGTCCGTTTTTTGCTGTGCATATTGATCCGTAGACGTTTCGTCTTCCTTTTTATCTTTCTTACATGCAGTAAATGCTACTGAAGCAAGTACAAATAGCCCGATTGCGGTTTTTTTCATGGTACTAAATTTGGTCACAAAAGTAAGGGAGGTGTGCTTCCCGCTCAATACCAGATTTTAGGTATTTTGATTGGTTTCGGAAAAATTGTACCTTTTCACTGGAAATCAATTATTTCTCTTAAAGCCGGAACAGTGATTTTTGGCATTTAGTTTGTAATCCCTTTTTCCAATAAATTAGAAATTCAATTATGAAAACACGTTTGATTATCTCCGCAGCAGTCATTTTAGTAGTGGGTTTAGCTTGCAGTATGCAGGAAATCGCGCTGCCAACTGTTTCAAACAATTCATTTCAAACAGGAGAAAAACTGCGCTACCGCATTACATATGGTTTCATCGATGCGGGTGAAGCGGTCCTTGAAGTTAAGGAAACCAGCAAAAAAGGAAACGGAACACGCGATCTATATCATATCAAAGGAACGGGAAAAACACTCGGCGGATTCAATGCCGTTTACAAGGTGAATGATGTCTATGAAAGTTACATCGACAAAAAAGGGATTTTTCCGTGGCAATTCGTGCGTCGTGTGGAAGAGGGCGGATACAAGCTTTCCCAGGATTATGCATTCAAGCAAGACAAACAGAAAGTACACAACGGTGAGAAGGATTTCAGCACACCTTCCGGAATCCAGGATATGATCTCTTCATTCTACTATGCCCGGACTTTGAATTTCAAATCTGCAAAGGTCGGTGATACGTTCGAATTCAAATGTTTTATGGACGATGAAATCTGGCCGTTGAAAGTGAAATACCTGGGTGATGAGAAGATTTCCATCCGCAAAGGAAAGTTCAACTGTATGAAATTTGCCCCGGTTGTTCAAACCGGACGCGTGTTTAAAAAACAGGATGACCTAAACTTTTGGGTGACAAAAGACGAAAACCGCATTCCGATCCTGGTGAAAGCAAAAATTCCGGTGGGATCTGTTAAGCTTCATCTGGTGGAATGGTCGGGATTAAAACACG encodes:
- a CDS encoding DNA starvation/stationary phase protection protein, whose translation is MKLNIGISDKDLKGIHQLLNAVLADGNILYIKLRKFHWNLSGDNFMELHQLFEAQYNDVALAIDEVAERISTLGGVAIGTTSEFAATSNLKETPGKVPDIQGMLKELVSDHETIVRALRQGIDDAEEKYNDVGTADFLTGLIQNHEKMAWKLRKYFKD
- a CDS encoding lysoplasmalogenase → MANKILIGFLGILFVADLVLIGFENGNELRFFTKPLLVPVILAIYFSGVRQKATGINPYFLSGLIFSFLGDTFLLFKWAFLPGLGCFLVAHILYILSFVKLRESKMLASLPFILLYLGLLLYFLHPYLKEMEIPVIVYGITISTMAWFSLRTRNNMLISGALLFVISDSLLAFNLFVSSSAILEQVVMTTYVFAQLSLVYGMISAKRS
- a CDS encoding sterol desaturase family protein translates to MKEQISAFFNGLGLFSPLDFTDPVTYFIPGFILLILGEVFLYQVPRKLFTKGMIKDGKSSIGLGIGSVLLDFGMKAITLSFYFWLYNNFRLTDIFGIENFNDFFTWKWQLDHWWLWLLVMIVQDFGFYWHHRLSHKIRLFWTGHVNHHSATHLSLAIALRQGWFEIAYRDIWYIPFILIGFHPIMMCMMHQFNLIFQFWPHTDAIGKLGWFDKVFNSPSNHRVHHSRKIEDLDKNYGGIFMIWDHLFGTYKAEEQKTTEYGILHNISTYNVFHIVFDEFRDMVRDVKQASGLKAKLGYIFRAPGWKHDGKDERISTLQRELKKQAETR
- a CDS encoding sigma-70 family RNA polymerase sigma factor, translating into MEKRLYDPLEIKKELAVLYRHFPEVKRLLRTFGCDGLTAEDLFQEALIIYLRKKNDPGFEFQLAPVHFIKQTCKLLWYNASRKDQKQGAGSLETDPEETPETWMEKELQYKQLESALTKIGEQCRELLHLFYGLGWNMTDIAKKLGFRNDKVAKAQKYRCIQKAKELVQEAQLNVELNQF
- a CDS encoding DUF1345 domain-containing protein is translated as MKFIRFKILLVFAIAFIVGLIFYCLNWSTQESIIFSWLTFGGLYLLESVITMIRIPSKSIRLRAKEEDLGVWMQFIVLVMTCSTALVAIIFWNSDNNSHFSKHSTIHEVFFIATVTLAWMVLHLSFTFRYAHLYYGDRDEKAAEDSRGLEFPGEEHPDYFDFAYYSFTIGMTFQVSDVVIKKKGLRRLTLAHSLVAFFFNTILIAITINEIINL
- a CDS encoding OmpA family protein, which gives rise to MKLIYSLCFAVLAFGVNAQATKAPVKVVVKGFNGKPYPNDKVLFVGQKSKQTLSGVTNQAGQFVIQLPSGDVYDIRIQSIGDEIEYNTLEIPAVKPGEFFEEAELVIEYDPGTTFSFTNLQFETAKADLKAASYAHLKNLVEIMKRKKDLKIRIDGHTDSDGEERANQILSQQRAESVRNYLISQGIDAGRMQAKGYGESKPVADNTTPQGKAKNRRTEISIL
- a CDS encoding di-heme oxidoredictase family protein; amino-acid sequence: MKQLFLLGIVLSIVVFSCKKEETTVVSAYSDDSTLVNLAGDCSTGDQTSYAFSYQINGLTSAQSLMFYVGNSFFNQSWVQAPSSTTARDGLGPLFNARSCSACHFRDGRGAPQSNSGLLFRLGANFDNSPDAIYGGQLQDFSHNSITPEGSMGITYVEETGYFADGSTYSLRKPVYTVAGQSYGAMQGTTGISPRVGQQMIGLGLLELISEADILANADPNDANGDGISGVANYVTDIVSGMPVIGRFGWKANVGSIAHQVAGAFNGDIGITSTYFPNENYTANQPSCAGLPNGGTPEIEDNDLNAVILYAKTLAVPRRRNVTQGEVKFGAQYFKSLGCVSCHKMNFTTGFGGDIAPLKNQKITPYTDLLLHDMGPGLADNVPDHLASGSEWRTQPLWGLGLISLVNGHTYLLHDGRARSIEEAILWHGGEAEKSKENYKKLPAKQRAYLLKYLQSL
- a CDS encoding imelysin family protein yields the protein MKKTAIGLFVLASVAFTACKKDKKEDETSTDQYAQQKTDIKKTYADMAFAVYKDSYTATVTLQTACHTLADNPSQANLDAAKQAWLDAREIYGLTEVFRFVDGPIDNTNDGPEGLINAWPMDENYVDYVVGEPNAGIINDVANYPTIDAATIVQANEFGGETKISCGYHAIEFLLWGQDLSALTAGQRSYEDYVIGGSTADNEGRRATYLKVVVDLLVSALDQVKDAWDPAIPGSYYHTFQALDSKTALRKMFNSMRVLAGDELAGERIYVAYENANQEDEHSCFSDNTHRDIYLNALAVENLYKGNYTSPFGNNISGYSLEDLVGTIDAAKNTALVNRFAATMGYIAVMYHPFDQAIVLPAERPKVLDVVTSLQSEQVDLDAAAAVFSITF